In Methanothermobacter tenebrarum, the sequence AACCGCCCCTATAAGCTTTGCTGTTTCATCTACCTTGTCAATGTAGTCCAGTATATCTACCTTGTGTGGGATTGTGACATTAAGTCCCCTTATGTTGAAGGTTTTCATGGCCTCTGTTGCCCTCTTTGCCATCCCCCTTTTCACGTGGAAGGCTACGTAGACATAATCCAAGTTTAGGTGATTGAACGCAGCATTATGCATGATAGGTGATAAGCTGTGCTCCACAGGATCCCCTATCACTCCAACAACATTGGTCTTTCCTGTTATCATTACCAGGAGCCTCCTCTTCTCTTAATTCCTTTGGTAGATCCAAGTATATTTATTTGTTGATGATGATAATATATTCTATCACGATTATGAGAGGGGAATAAAGGTGCTTGCAAAACAAAGATTTGTACTTGATACAACTGCATTTACTGATAAACAGTTAAGGGACCTGATAGGCTCCGGGGATCTCCATAAGTCAGTTGATAAACTACTCGACCTCATAGCAAGATCCCGTATCAAATTAAATATAAGCTGTCATATGCCCCCAGTAACCTATAAGGAGTTCACCGATTATATGAACAGGTATAGTTGTCCAGAGGATATACTCGTAAAGGCAGAGACATGGATAGTGAAAAAGACACCAAACCGTTATGACACCCAGATACCATCCCAGGTTTTCTTTGAGTACGTCCGGGACATAAGGGAGAGAATGAACAAGGGTATGAGGATCTCAGAGTCCGCAATATGGGAGGCTGCAGTAGAGGCCATGGTAATGGCCTCAAAGGGTGTTAAAAAGAGCAGGATAGAAATGGAAGTGATAGGCGGGGC encodes:
- a CDS encoding RNA ligase partner protein — its product is MLAKQRFVLDTTAFTDKQLRDLIGSGDLHKSVDKLLDLIARSRIKLNISCHMPPVTYKEFTDYMNRYSCPEDILVKAETWIVKKTPNRYDTQIPSQVFFEYVRDIRERMNKGMRISESAIWEAAVEAMVMASKGVKKSRIEMEVIGGAIKDFRKKYRSALRRGTLDSAPDLDVLLLAKELGAGVVAADEGIQVWAERLGLRFLEATSFPKMLEEYLKYYE